The following are encoded together in the Tripterygium wilfordii isolate XIE 37 chromosome 3, ASM1340144v1, whole genome shotgun sequence genome:
- the LOC119994216 gene encoding aspartate-semialdehyde dehydrogenase produces MATFTQPHHHRSFSTFNPSRPKPKPAAATRIRMSLKEDAPSVAVVGVTGAVGQEFLSVLHDRDFPYRSIKMLASKRSAGKHLSFQNREYTIEELTADSFDDVDIALFSAGGSISKEFGPVAVEKGAVVVDNSSAFRMEEGVPLVIPEVNPEAMKGIKAGIGKGALIANPNCSTIICLMAATPLHRRAKVKRMVVSTYQAASGAGAAAMEELLQQTREVLEGKPPTCNIFKQQYAFNLFSHNAPVVSNGYNEEEMKLVKETRKIWNDMDVKVTATCIRVPVMRAHAESVNLQFENPLDEETAKDILRSAPGVVVIDDRAANHFPTPLEVSNKDDVAVGRIRRDLSQDGNHGLDIFVCGDQIRKGAALNAVQIAEMLL; encoded by the exons ATGGCTACTTTCACCCAACCCCACCACCACCGCAGTTTCTCCACATTCAACCCCTCCagacccaaacccaaacccgcTGCCGCCACCAGGATCCGAATGAGCCTTAAGGAGGACGCGCCCTCTGTTGCCGTGGTGGGCGTGACGGGCGCCGTGGGCCAAGAGTTTCTTTCGGTCCTCCACGACCGAGACTTCCCCTATCGATCCATCAAGATGCTTGCCTCCAAGCGCTCCGCCGGGAAGCACCTCTCTTTCCAGAACCGCGAATACACCATCGAGGAGCTAACTGCTGATAGCTTTGACGACGTTGATATCGCACTCTTCAGCGCTGGTGGGTCAATCAGTAAGGAATTCGGGCCTGTTGCTGTAGAGAAGGGTGCGGTGGTGGTGGATAACAGCTCGGCTTTCAGGATGGAGGAAGGCGTGCCGCTTGTGATTCCTGAGGTGAATCCAGAGGCAATGAAGGGGATCAAAGCTGGAATTGGGAAGGGTGCATTGATCGCAAACCCCAATTGTTCCACCATTATCTGCTTAATGGCTGCCACACCCCTGCATCGACGAGCCAAG GTTAAACGAATGGTTGTTAGTACATATCAGGCTGCCAGTGGTGCTGGTGCTGCTGCAATGGAAGAGCTTCTGCAGCAAACACGCGAG GTGCTCGAGGGGAAACCACCTACTTGTAATATCTTTAAGCAACAG TATGCCTTCAATTTGTTTTCACACAATGCTCCTGTGGTCTCCAATGGTTACAACGAGGAGGAAATGAAATTAgtgaaagaaacaagaaagataTGG aaTGACATGGACGTTAAGGTGACTGCAACATGTATAAGAGTTCCAGTCATGCGTGCACATGCTGAGAGTGTAAATCTCCAATTTGAGAATCCCCTGGATGAG GAGACAGCGAAGGATATTTTGAGGAGTGCTCCCGGAGTAGTGGTTATTGATGACCGTGCAGCTAATCACTTCCCTACTCCTTTGGAAGTATCGAACAAAGATGATGTTGCAGTTGGCCGAATCCGCCGTGATCTGTCTCAAGACGGGAATCATGG GCTGGATATATTTGTTTGTGGCGATCAAATACGCAAGGGAGCTGCCCTTAACGCTGTTCAAATAGCTGAGATGCTTCTATAG
- the LOC119994232 gene encoding CRAL-TRIO domain-containing protein YKL091C, which translates to MEKDQEMALTRMRKSVEKLGSSTENHGDPTLMRFLIARTMDPEKAAKMFVNWQKWRASLVPNGYIPDSEVPDELESRKICLQGLSNKGYPLLIVRASKHFPSKDQRQFKKFVVHLLDKTIASSFKGREIGNEKLVAILDLQQISYKNVDARGLITGFQFLQAYYPERLAKCFILHMPWFFVSVWRMVSRFLEKATLEKIVIVTNEEERRDFMKEIGEETLPEEYGGQAKFIAVQDVILPPPAF; encoded by the exons ATGGAGAAAGACCAAGAAATGGCATTAACCCGGATGAGAAAATCGGTTGAGAAGCTTGGTTCTTCGACTGAG AACCATGGGGATCCAACACTAATGAGGTTCTTGATCGCTAGAACAATGGACCCAGAAAAGGCAGCAAAGATGTTTGTGAATTGGCAGAAGTGGAGGGCTTCGTTGGTTCCAAATGGGTATATCCCTGATTCTGAGGTTCCAGATGAATTGGAGTCAAGAAAGATATGTCTGCAGGGACTATCTAACAAAGGGTACCCTTTGTTGATTGTGAGAGCAAGCAAGCATTTTCCTTCGAAGGATCAACGCCAGTTCAAGA AGTTTGTGGTTCATCTGCTAGACAAAACGATTGCTAG CTCCTTTAAAGGCAGAGAAATAGGAAACGAAAAGTTGGTTGCGATTCTAGATCTTCAACAAATTTCATACAAGAACGTTGACGCGAGAGGATTAATCACTGGGTTTCAGTTTTTACAG GCTTACTATCCTGAACGTTTGGCGAAATGCTTCATATTGCATATGCCTTGGTTTTTCGTTAGTGTTTGGAGAATGGTCTCTCGCTTCCTCGAGAAGGCAACACTAGAAAAG ATTGTGATAGTAAccaatgaagaagaaagaagagattttATGAAAGAAATCGGTGAAGAAACCTTGCCGGAAGAGTATGGTGGGCAAGCAAAGTTTATAGCTGTGCAGGATGTTATACTGCCACCGCCTGCCTTTTGA